Below is a window of Trichosurus vulpecula isolate mTriVul1 chromosome 4, mTriVul1.pri, whole genome shotgun sequence DNA.
catcatcttcatcatctttaGCAGcagcatcttcatcatcatctttatcatcttCATTATCTTTATCATCATCTTCCTTATCTGCATCAAAACCATCATCAtattcagcagcagcagcagcagcatcatcatctttatcatcttCAGCATCTTCATCGTcttcatcatctttatcatcgtcatcgtcatcttcttcctctcatttcttGAATGCTTTTTAGCCAGAGACAGTCCCAGGACAGTTTGCTAGCCTGCTCTCCTGATTTAATATTCTGTGGACTCTTGCCCAGGAGGACAAGGTAACTgctttttgtagttgaagaaGAGTATCAGGATTTGAGCTCACCCTCTTCAGGCTCACTGCAAGCATCCCCAGAACAGCTGGGCTGGCAGACAGGGCGAGGGGGGTGGCATTGTGCCTCATGCTCCCACATCATGATTATGCTGATGATCTGAAATCAAGAGAGGCACTGTGGAGTAGTGGATAAggtgctggacctggactcaggatgccccaggttcaaatcctgtctcagatgcttcctagctatgtgaccctgggcaagaccttTGACCTTTCTGAACCTCAAACAACCACAATTTGAAGGCATTTTTTACTTGGTTGGGGAAGGAGCATGTGCATATCTATTTAAtgcatatatttaatttatatctaTTTAATTTAAATGCATAGTATTGTTATATTCAGATGTAGTATatagcatatacatgtatacatatatatcatatgtcaTTTGGAagaaatataattggaaaattatAATCTATCATCTctgtcatttggaagagggaggcgctagcagctgggggaaggagaagatattagagaaggcctcatgtagaaggtggctaCTGATCCATGCCTTGAACAAACTAGGGATTAAGAGACAGACGGGAGCAGGAAGTGCACTCCAGACATAGGGAACAGATTggacaaagacatggagattGGAACCGAGATGTCCCGTTGGAGGTACAGCAAGCAGCCAgcaagccagtttgactggagcaaACAAAGGGGAGTTGCTGTAATAAGTGAAAGGCGAGTTACTGTTTGCTTGGGTAGAGTACCTTTACATGAAGGTGAAGTTGTAGTGACAAATCCCCCTGGAAGGTCTGAGCCTTAACTAGGGTAGGGTGCAGGGCAGGTTCTCTTTCTCCCACAGTGGCCCTCCAGTCTGCTATTCCCTTTTCTGGCCAGATCTACCAAGACCAGGATGttgtagctttttttttatctcccccTCCAGCTCTGTGCCAACCTGGACACCTGTCAAATCGTGTCACCCCAGAAGCACCATGAACAGCTGGAGGAGCAGAGTCCTCAGCCCTGCAAGCGTTATGACCTGAGCCAGGAACGGAATCCAGTGTGTGCATAGTGGGGAagctggggagaaggaaggggaaccACAGGAGGCCCCCAGGGAGGCCAATACATAGTTCTGTGTATATGTGAACTTCAAAGTCCAGCAATCTCTCCACTATCCTCCCTGGTGGTCCACTATGGTAACTCTATATACTACATAGCTGACCAGAATTAATCATGCTTCAAAATACCAAGACAGTGTTTGTGTCAATTGATAGGTCTGGTTCTTCTAGAGGTAAGAAGAGtccaagggtgtgctggagccagctaaTACCACTTGGGAGAACCAACTCTATATCCCTTTTCAGAATTTACACTTGGGAAATCAGCGATTACTTACAAATGAGGGCACGAGTTATTGTTTTgtagattgtctagacttaagagagtgatggagaaaatttcaGTGAcacaattaaacttaaaaatgtgtcctgcatacttttttttttcctgaagagtcagttgttaaacatttcccagtacaCCCTATGAGCACCGTGTATTATTAGTACAGGAAATAGTGTCCAGAGTTGTCACAGACCCCGGAACTATTGATAGCCCCTGAAGAGCCCAGATCTGGAGAATATCTAGAGACCATCCCCTCTGTTATGGAGGAGAAGGTAAGGGGCTGGCCTGGGGGGCTCATGCTGAAAGTAGTGGCCGAGCCCAGGTTTCCTGGCTCCCAACCCTGGGCTTACTCACACGcgcacgcgcacgcgcacacactaGAAAGGAGACTAGGGGAAGCACATGGCTGCCTCTGGTACAACAAGGTGGATAGGTGCACCGGAGCAGGAGACCCTGGGAATGCTTTTCTATAAATACACACCTTTTAAAAGATTTGTTtctacatcttttatttttctgttgttttcatttccaaacatctctctctccctgagaGAAGCAGCCCTTATGACAAACACCaaaggaagaagggggtggggagggggggtcggaggggaggtgggagtggagcAGCTGAGTAAATCAAACCAGCTCATACATGGAGTCTAACAGCAGTGCCACGGAAGAGTCACTCACTTGTGCAAAgaatgcctgtgtgtgtgtgttgcctatcttttttcaaatgatagaacataagctccttgatatagtaaatatctcattttgtctgtCTTCCCAGTCCCAGCGCAATAGATGACATACAgtaggacttaataaatactggtcgATCGATTGATGCTAGAAAATCCTGTCCTCTGTGGCATTTGGGCATTTGTTTTATGGTAGTGGGATCAAGGCCTGCCTGTGACccatgctgactgtgtgaccctggatcaATCACTTGGCTTCCTAGTGCTCTccgcaactctttaagactgagTTTCAGATGAAGTGCCGATCACAATTATTGAATGCCTATATTGGGTTTAGGGTGACCTCCCAGGAGGGACTCAGTTTCTTacaattcctctctctctcatcccagtGTGAATGCGCCTCCTCCCTAGTCTGTGGGTAAGTttccctctgtgtgtatgtgtgtaggagCCTCAACTTAACCCCCTTTGCTCCCCTACCTACCCAGGACCCATTTGGAGACCTGCTGAAGAAGCTCATGGATAAAATCCAAGACAGACTCGAGATGCCGGAGCTGAGCCGGGACTTTGGGAGCCAGAGATACGAGCAGCAGGTGGTGGAACTGAGCAAAGATGgtgagagagaaagtgaggaggctggggcagaggccagcAGGTGGCCATCTCCAACCCTTCCCAGGCCGGAGTGCCTTCTGACCTGgacctctgtctctcccttctgcctccttgGCCTGTGGCCGGCCAGCTGCGGAACAGGGCCACCTCCAGCAGAGAGTGTTCGCCCTGCACCTGCGGCAGTACAATGATGCGCTGCTCATCCATGGCACTGTCCGGGCAGTGGATGCCCTGACCTCGCTGGGGAGTTTCTATGCGGAGGAGCGCATAATGAAAGTCAGGATCCTCCCCGCTGAAGACTGGCTGCTGCAGCTGTTTGATGGTGAGCACAGGGGTAGGAGCAGGGGGCAACCTTGCCCTGGAAGTGGGGCGTGGCTACAAGAGAATCACCTCCCCACTCAGGTCTTCACAGTCCCCTGGACAGATGCCCaggagctgggggtgggagagacaGGTGCTGTGTACAGGACAGCAGTGCTCAAGGCTTCCGTGCTTGGGGGACTGTCATCCCAGGAACAAGAAGGTCATTCCAGAAATCCCAGGGAAGGGGCAGGGGTCAGAGTTTATTCTCATGTCCCTATCCCTCCCACCCTCATGCCCCCAGGCCCCTCAGGTGGCCTCCCCCTACCTCCAGCTAGTGTCTTCCCATCACAGAACACAAGGAGGCACTAACTTTAGTAGCAAGTGatccctgctttgaaaacccaaagcTGGAGAACCTGGAGCAGATTCTGCAGGAGCAGTTCAGTACCGCTGAGCCTTCCCGTGGCATCATATTTACCCGGACCCGACAGAGTGCTTACGCTCTCCACCTCTGGCTCCAGGAGCATCCCAGACTCCAGCAGCTGGGCATCCGTGCCCAGGTGCTGACTGGGGCAGGCCACAGCAACCAGACCACCCACATGACCCAGGTGCACACCTGTGTGTAtgtagggatggggaggggggcccCTATGCTGTGAGAGGTGCCATGACCTGATGGGACACTGTGTGAGACAGTAAGTGGTCAGGTGTCACTGGGGAGAGGAATGGAGCCAGGGCTGGGAGGAGGGCGCTGCAGAAAGGGATGGAgccagagagaaatgaagagaagcacAAGAAGACACTGAGGGAGATGGACAATGACCAGGGAATACCAGAGGAAAGAAGCAAAGGTTTAGAAGCCACCAACAGAGCCTGAATGGGTACTGGGGAAGAGGGACGGGGCTGGGAGAAAATGAGAAGATAAtgatagagagatggagagacccCGAGAGGAGAGATTGGAACTCACGTGGGAGTGAAGAGATTCAGTCAGGACAGGCCCAGAGGAGCTGAGGATGAGTAGGTGGGCAGGTGGGTGGTCAGAGCTCCCCCTCACATCCTAAGTCTTCCATCCCTCAGAGAGAGCAGCAGGAGGTGATCCAGAGATTCCGGACTGGTGCCCTGAACCTGCTGGTGGCCACCAGCGTGGCCGAGGAGGGGCTGGACATCCCCCAGTGTAACGTGATAGTGCGCTATGGCCTCCTAACTAATGAAATTGCAATGATTCAGGTACCTTCTTTGTCCAGAGAGAATCCCCCATCACCTCCATAAGATCTGCTCCCTAAAGATATCCCCCCAATATTTCCTCTTCAAAATATTGAGACCCTACCCCCCAAAAAGATGCCTCTTCTGGGATCCCCCTCCTGCCTGGAATTTTCCTAATTGTCCTTCTCCTCACCCAGGGTCCTGAGGGGGTCTGCACTAAAGGGGGCACTTCCCTGAGCTGTAATTAGGAATTGTCATGCCCTCTTCAGTTGGGGGTGTGGGTGGGTTAAGAACATTCCACCTCAAGCATGGTTGTTTTGGGAGCATGGCTAGCCAGTGCACCAGAGAGTTTCACCTGTGCCCTCACTTTATGGTGGTGGTGTGGACATTCCTTGCCTCCCCACGTCCTGTCCCGTCCGTCCGTCCAtcgtgtccccccccccccccccccccccgccaaccCCAGGAGGTGGCCATAGGGGAAGCCATGCcctcgttaaaaaaaaaaaaagctacaataTCGTGGTCATGGCAGTTCTGGCCGGTAAAGGGAATGGCAGAGTGGAGGGTCACTAAGGGAGAAAGGGAACCTGCCCTGGACCCCATCCTAGTTATGGCTCAGACCTTCCAAAGGGATTTGTCACTCTGGGAGTCCTTATCTTACACCCAGCTCCCTGACTTCTTCCCCAGGCACGGGGCAGAGCCCGGGCAAGCCAGAGTGTGTATTCATTTGTGGCAAGCCATGGGAGTCGGGAGCTGCGTCGGGAACAGACCAACGAGGCCCTGGAGGCCTTGATGAAACAGGCAGTGTCTTCAATACAGAGAATGGAAGAAACCGAATACAAAGCTGAGGTCAGGACTGGAGAGGGAGGGGCGGGAGGTGAGGGGGTGACTGAGGAAGCAGACTGCTGCAAGGCAGAAAGAGGACTGCTCCCATCTggtttcttttattccttcccctttctctactTTTCTCGGTCATTACTACTTGTCTGAACTTCTAGGGGGAGGCCCCTTTATGTATTAGTCGACAATAGTGTGTGATATGTCGGCCTAGAAGGATGATTCGATCTCAGGTCTCAATACCAGAGGAAGAATGTCCAGTATGAGGGAGGCGATTGGCCTGCTGTATTTTGCCCTGGTTGGGCCACACCTGGAATAGTGTTTTTCCCATTACTACTAGAATTTATGCCTCTGTCCCCAACCCTCATTCCCCATGCCCCCTTCTTTGCCCCTGTGCCCCTCCTGGCCCCTGACAAGACCCCTCAGATGTCTTCCCTCAGTCTCTAGCTTGTGCCTTCCCTAAGAGAGTACAAGGAAGTGCTGGTACTGCTGTTGTCAAGTGGAGATGCTGGAGTAGATTCCCAGGGAGTAGGTTCCACAGGCTAGGGATCTTGACTTGGAATCCATACATATGAGGATAACCAACATGTCAAAATATAGGAGAAGCAGTGAAGGAATTGGGGAAATtattgggggggaaggaggacaaGTGTgacagttgtcttcaagtatttgaagggggaagagggattagattggTTCTGGCCTAGAGGGCAGAGCTCCAAGCAAGGGTGGGCATTGCAAAGAGGAGATTTCAGCTCTCTACAAAGAAGACTTCCTAACAATAAGAGCTTCCTGAAAGCAGAACGGGCTGTCTCAAGGGGTAGTGAGGTCTCCATCACTAGCTAGGGAAGAATTAAGGAACAGGAGAGGGGTAGAGGGAAGGGATactgggaaagagaagggaaggggctgGGTAGGTCGGAGTGATCTGGATACGTTGTAAATGAGGTGCAAATGAACCCATAATTATGCCAGTCTGTTTCTCCTGAAGGATGGGACACACCCCTGATGTTAGGGCCCCATGATGCAGACCCTCACCTtatgtctctcctctcccttacCCCAGATTCTGACCCTGCAGCTGCAGGCTGTGAGTCACCGCAAGGCCCAGGCTGCTAAAAAGATGCACCAGAGGACACAGTTCCAAGCAGACACGGTGGGGCTTCTTTGTATCAACTGTGCGGAGCCTGTGGGCTATGGCAGTGACCTACGGAAGGTGGAGGGCACACACCACGTCAATGTGAACCCCAATTTCACGTGAGACCTTGAGAGGCACTTTGAGGAAGGGGCGCTGCCTGGGGATGGGAAGGGGCATGGAAAGGAGGTAGGGATGGGCAAAGATCAAGGGCGTTATGGAGACTTGATGGGTCTAGGAAGGTGCCAGTGGGGCCCTTGACAGGAGAAGTGCCAGCCTGGTGATGAAGGAGCAGGTGAGGGGAGCCTTGATTTTAGGAATGAGAGTgagttgttgggggtggggtgagaaggaagataggaaagTTGTACTTAACCCACTTGGTTATCTTATCAGCTTCTATTACAAGGCTTCCCTCAAACCTGTGGCCATTGACCGAACTTTCAAGGACTGGCAACCTGGAGGTTCCATCAGCTGCAGGAAGTGTGGAGAGGTGGGTGCAAGGCGGGACTCTGCCCAGTAGCTTGCTATGGATTGAGAGAGGGGCTGTTGCCTCTTTCAGCTGTCCTGACCTGGGTAGAAGTTGGAGAatatggaggaagagagaatgagactaTTTTTAGAGACAGCTCAGGATagtgaaagggcagctaggtggcacagtaccatctacctgagttcaaatgtggcctcagacatttactagctgtgtgaccctgggcaagtctcttagccctgtttgcttcagtttcctcatctgtaaaatgagctggagaaggaaatggcaaacaattccagtatctttgccaagaaaaccccaaatgtggtcacagagtcaaacatgactgaacaacaacttaacTTTAGACTAGTGAAAAGAGATaggatttagaatcaaaggatgaggggcagctagatggtgcagtggatggagcaccagtcctagagtcaggaggacctgagttcaaatctagcctcagacagctgtgtgagcctaaaaaaaaaaaagaatcaaagaataagctttgccatttactgtctgtgtgactttgggaaagtcacctaacctctggtccaatttttctcatttgtaaaatgacaattGTAAAAAGACAATGGTCTTTAAGGTCTTTTTTCAACTCTGAATCCTCTGATCCATCCCTGCTCTCAGAGACCCGTCAGACTGACCTCTTTCCTAAATCATCCCCTGATCTTATACACCCatacgcacgcacgcacgcacgcacgcgcacacatacacacacacacacacaatctgtcCTACTATGCCCACAGGCATGGGGTCTGGAGATGATCTATAAGTCAATGAAACTGCCTGCCCTGAACATTCGGAGCCTGGTGTTAGAGACCCCCCAAGGGCGACGGAAGGTGAAACAGTGGTCCAAAGTGCCCTTCCAGGTGGCTGACTTGGACTACCTCCAGGACTGTAACTCCCAGCTGACCGGCTGAAGGTAGCCCCAACTCACCAACCATGGTCTAGTGGTCCATTGACTTACCCCCTGCCTACTTGAGAGGAGGGAGACTGGAGCGAGACGGGAGACCTGCATCAGTGTTATCTGTGTATCTGAATAGCCCTTATTTATCAGCACAAAcccacctctcccttcttttattgtgaataaatatctgttggtttttttttttgaagctgcACTTCTATCTCTCTCTGGCTGATGGGGATTTGGGCAGAACTGGGATTGGGGGACATGGAGGGAAAGGACAgtatggctcagtggaaagatcactggattgtGGATTCAGACAATCTGGGTCAGATCCCACCTCTGCTGTCTTCTAGCAGGGTGACCTTGGAAACATCACTTTCtccctctggtcctcagtttccttctctgtaaaatgaggagggctgAAATGGATGATGACTAAGTATCCTTCCgtctctaaatcctgtgatggATCGAAGCTGGTTGTGGGAAAGGATTGGGGTAGGGGAAAGGGAGGTAATAAAGCATAGCATCATGGGAAGAGCTTTGGACTGGAAATTGagagacctggttttgaatccctgCTTGGACACACACTAGCTGTTTGTCCAATCAGTTGGTCAACTcgaatttattaagcaactgctatgtgctgggcactctgCTAAGTCCTAGGCATaggaaggcaaaagatggtccctgctttcaaagacctcgcagtctaacagaggagacaacgtgcaaacaactacatacgaGCAAGCTGTAAACAGGATAAAGAAGTAAtccaaagagggaaggcactagaattccTCTAGAATacgattttagctgggacttgaaggaagccaggaaggcaaTGTGAGGAGAGAACATTCCACGCATGGGGGGAAAGCCAGCCGGGGAAACTGCCCCGAGCAGAGAAACGGAGGTCTTGTCAGTTGTCTGTAAGCTTCAGTCTCTGCAAATGTAAAGTGGAGGATAAGATTATATGCATCACCTCCTTTACAGGCTTGAGAAAAGCAATTTGTAAAgcttaaaacactagaaaattgATTTGCAAAGCCTGCCATTTTCCTGATGGACACCAGAGGGCAGTGCCCAGAGACTTGCAGGTTCCTAAGCCCACTTCCAATGAGTCACCAGCTGTCTTgtcctcatctcccttcccccctcgcCTCCTGGCCCTCTGTCAGCTGGAGCATCACAATCTGGGCGCCTTGCTGTCCAGCCACTGAGGGGCATGAAGCAGCTGGACTGACCCACCGCTGGCATAGTTGCAGGGGGGGATGTTTTTGTggctgttattcagttgttttcagttgtgtttgactctttgtgaccccatttggggt
It encodes the following:
- the DHX58 gene encoding probable ATP-dependent RNA helicase DHX58 isoform X2; the protein is MELRPYQWEVILPALEGKNIIIWLPTGSGKTRAAAYVAKRHLDMVDGAKVAVLVNKVHLVTQHKEEFSQMLGPKWSIVTMSGESRTQAGFGYMSRRNDLVICTAELFRLALFSTEEEEHVELSVDECHHTQKDSVYNVILSHYLERKLQGARSLPQVLGLTASPGTGGASTLEGAKKHVLQLCANLDTCQIVSPQKHHEQLEEQSPQPCKRYDLSQERNPDPFGDLLKKLMDKIQDRLEMPELSRDFGSQRYEQQVVELSKDAAEQGHLQQRVFALHLRQYNDALLIHGTVRAVDALTSLGSFYAEERIMKVRILPAEDWLLQLFDEHKEALTLVASDPCFENPKLENLEQILQEQFSTAEPSRGIIFTRTRQSAYALHLWLQEHPRLQQLGIRAQVLTGAGHSNQTTHMTQREQQEVIQRFRTGALNLLVATSVAEEGLDIPQCNVIVRYGLLTNEIAMIQARGRARASQSVYSFVASHGSRELRREQTNEALEALMKQAVSSIQRMEETEYKAEILTLQLQAVSHRKAQAAKKMHQRTQFQADTVGLLCINCAEPVGYGSDLRKVEGTHHVNVNPNFTFYYKASLKPVAIDRTFKDWQPGGSISCRKCGEAWGLEMIYKSMKLPALNIRSLVLETPQGRRKVKQWSKVPFQVADLDYLQDCNSQLTG
- the DHX58 gene encoding probable ATP-dependent RNA helicase DHX58 isoform X3; the encoded protein is MLGPKWSIVTMSGESRTQAGFGYMSRRNDLVICTAELFRLALFSTEEEEHVELSAFSLLIVDECHHTQKDSVYNVILSHYLERKLQGARSLPQVLGLTASPGTGGASTLEGAKKHVLQLCANLDTCQIVSPQKHHEQLEEQSPQPCKRYDLSQERNPDPFGDLLKKLMDKIQDRLEMPELSRDFGSQRYEQQVVELSKDAAEQGHLQQRVFALHLRQYNDALLIHGTVRAVDALTSLGSFYAEERIMKVRILPAEDWLLQLFDEHKEALTLVASDPCFENPKLENLEQILQEQFSTAEPSRGIIFTRTRQSAYALHLWLQEHPRLQQLGIRAQVLTGAGHSNQTTHMTQREQQEVIQRFRTGALNLLVATSVAEEGLDIPQCNVIVRYGLLTNEIAMIQARGRARASQSVYSFVASHGSRELRREQTNEALEALMKQAVSSIQRMEETEYKAEILTLQLQAVSHRKAQAAKKMHQRTQFQADTVGLLCINCAEPVGYGSDLRKVEGTHHVNVNPNFTFYYKASLKPVAIDRTFKDWQPGGSISCRKCGEAWGLEMIYKSMKLPALNIRSLVLETPQGRRKVKQWSKVPFQVADLDYLQDCNSQLTG
- the DHX58 gene encoding probable ATP-dependent RNA helicase DHX58 isoform X1, with the translated sequence MELRPYQWEVILPALEGKNIIIWLPTGSGKTRAAAYVAKRHLDMVDGAKVAVLVNKVHLVTQHKEEFSQMLGPKWSIVTMSGESRTQAGFGYMSRRNDLVICTAELFRLALFSTEEEEHVELSAFSLLIVDECHHTQKDSVYNVILSHYLERKLQGARSLPQVLGLTASPGTGGASTLEGAKKHVLQLCANLDTCQIVSPQKHHEQLEEQSPQPCKRYDLSQERNPDPFGDLLKKLMDKIQDRLEMPELSRDFGSQRYEQQVVELSKDAAEQGHLQQRVFALHLRQYNDALLIHGTVRAVDALTSLGSFYAEERIMKVRILPAEDWLLQLFDEHKEALTLVASDPCFENPKLENLEQILQEQFSTAEPSRGIIFTRTRQSAYALHLWLQEHPRLQQLGIRAQVLTGAGHSNQTTHMTQREQQEVIQRFRTGALNLLVATSVAEEGLDIPQCNVIVRYGLLTNEIAMIQARGRARASQSVYSFVASHGSRELRREQTNEALEALMKQAVSSIQRMEETEYKAEILTLQLQAVSHRKAQAAKKMHQRTQFQADTVGLLCINCAEPVGYGSDLRKVEGTHHVNVNPNFTFYYKASLKPVAIDRTFKDWQPGGSISCRKCGEAWGLEMIYKSMKLPALNIRSLVLETPQGRRKVKQWSKVPFQVADLDYLQDCNSQLTG